One window from the genome of Coturnix japonica isolate 7356 chromosome 21, Coturnix japonica 2.1, whole genome shotgun sequence encodes:
- the LOC107323362 gene encoding arylacetamide deacetylase-like 4, with product MTLLFTIFLLLVLFVATAFYYEHPKATIPPGFSERKKLYAFHYIMNFGFGLAILLEKLGIMSEVSFLRIVMDGIPPLSDKRLIIKDLIFEKVQVRLYQPKTSTTGQRRGVLYFHGGVGRFGSIRAYERTCRYLARKTNSVIVSVGYRLAPEYPYPTQFQDCLTATIHFMKTAQDYGVDPARIIVCGDSSGGTLTAAVAQALVNRKDVPKLRAQILIYPFLQAADFNLPSYQQNARIPVLIRERTLILGLKYLNKDLSALNTLLDGSHISEKGRQKYQKWLSADNIPHEFKTRGYKPPGPPSPYSEELYELAKPFLEPLFSPLLCEDSIVSQLPETFILTCEYDVLRDDGLLYKKRLEDHGIKVTLCHLEEGFHGTIFLAAIGKVARFQSGIKGMEKIIKFLRLM from the exons ATGACACTTCTCttcaccatttttcttcttttggttcTATTTGTGGCAACTGCTTTTTACTATGAACACCCCAAGGCAACAATCCCACCTGGATTTAGCGAGCGCAAGAAGCTTTATGCTTTTCATTACATCATGAACTTTGGTTTCGGGCTG GCAATATTACTGGAGAAACTTGGTATCATGTCAGAGGTCAGTTTCCTCAGAATTGTAATGGATGGAATACCACCACTAAGTGATAAACGCCTTATTATCAAGGACTTAATCTTTGAAAAGGTTCAAGTGAGATTGTACCAGCCAAAAACATCGACCACTGGCCAAAGGAGAGGAGTCCTCTACTTTCATGGCGGGGTTGGACGGTTTGGAAGCATTC gGGCCTATGAAAGAACGTGCCGTTATCTTGCTAGGAAAACCAATTCAGTGATTGTGTCTGTTGG GTATCGCCTCGCTCCTGAGTATCCATATCCAACCCAGTTCCAAGACTGCCTCACTGCCACCATACACTTCATGAAGACAGCACAAGATTACGGAGTAGACCCTGCCCGCATTATTGTCTGTGGGGATAGCAGTGGAGGTacactcactgctgctgttgcccAAGCACTGGTGAACAGAAAAGATGTCCCAAAGCTGAGAGCACAAATCTTAATATatccttttctccaggctgcgGACTTTAATTTGCCTTCTTATCAGCAGAACGCCAGAATTCCTGTTTTGATAAGGGAACGAACCCTCATTTTAGGTTTGAAGTATCTCAATAAAGACTTGTCTGCTCTAAATACGCTACTTGATGGTTCCCATATTTCAGAAAAGGGAAGACAGAAGTACCAGAAATGGCTGAGTGCTGATAACATCCCTCATGAGTTTAAAACAAGAGGCTACAAACCTCCAGGACCACCATCACCATACTCAGAAGAACTCTACGAGCTGGCCAAGCCTTTTCTTGAGCCTTTATTTTCACCACTGCTGTGTGAAGACAGTATCGTGTCCCAGCTTCCTGAGACTTTCATTCTGACCTGCGAATACGATGTGCTTAGAGATGACGGACTGCTGTACAAGAAGCGATTAGAGGATCATGGTATAAAAGTGACCTTGTGCCACCTGGAAGAGGGGTTCCATGGGACAATATTCTTAGCTGCTATTGGTAAGGTGGCGAGATTCCAGTCTGGAATTAAAGGCAtggaaaagataataaaatttcTAAGATTGATGTAA